The following proteins come from a genomic window of Macrobrachium rosenbergii isolate ZJJX-2024 chromosome 37, ASM4041242v1, whole genome shotgun sequence:
- the LOC136825088 gene encoding facilitated trehalose transporter Tret1-like: MDWLGRRTLLMVTAPILSAGWLTITFAPNAKIILLGRFICGAAVAFIYSTGPVYWSEVTEARLRGTLVLLSSIFVSIGTVVSYLAGAFFSWRISCYICLAPTILMLAVLWAVPESPYWYLLKGREEDCKASIRWLRGTDYDSAADIAEMKVKLNSVGKKVEYRELWRPRTRKPLLITLFLDTLQQICGGTILIAFAGTIFISAGVEDHRMATIITGLVQVVFTTVCALTADRLGRRPLIICSAFITSIATVFLGLCYFVNDVLEINWPPWAPIVSMLVAVAGYCLGCYNLPWLLSAELFNTTMRSTMSAVNILFVRLLSFAVLQQYSYHVSTISIYKRAFSAWGKARSHTEPCRESREPDEAQVCCVWPGHSASNLKNGRVRYRDGAANCLLPTAPAIHASQCHEGNAEPLGSTPWRWLCRVVCIHDEPRH; this comes from the exons ATGGATTGGCTTGGACGGAGGACTTTGCTCATGGTTACGGCTCCCATTTTGTCAGCAGGATGGTTAACCATTACTTTTGCCccaaatgcaaaaattatattgCTTGGCAGATTTATCTGTGGTGCTGCAgttgcttttatatattctacAGGACCA GTGTACTGGAGTGAAGTAACTGAAGCTCGTCTGCGAGGAACTTTGGTGCTTCTATCATCAATATTCGTTTCAATAGGCACAGTTGTGTCTTATTTAGCTGGGGCATTTTTCTCATGGCGTATTTCCTGCTACATTTGCTTAGCTCCCACAATTCTGATGCTTGCTGTATTGTGGGCAGTACCTGAATCTCCTTACTGGTATCTCTtaaagggaagggaagaagatTGCAAGGCTTCTATCAGGTGGCTACGAGGGACAGACTACGACTCTGCGGCAGATATTGCCGAAATGAAGGTCAAACTCAATTCTGTGGGCAAAAAGGTCGAGTATCGAGAGCTGTGGAGACCACGCACGAGAAAGCCACTCTTAATCACCCTATTCCTGGATACCTTGCAACAAATATGTGGTGGTACTATCCTCATCGCGTTTGCTGGGACGATCTTCATTTCTGCTGGTGTGGAAGATCACCGCATGGCTACTATCATCACCGGTTTGGTTCAAGTCGTCTTTACAACTGTGTGTGCCCTTACAGCTGATCGCCTCGGGCGTCGCCCTCTCATTATTTGTTCAGCATTCATCACAAGCATAGCAACAGTATTCCTCGGCCTTTGTTACTTCGTAAATGACGTTTTGGAAATCAACTGGCCACCTTGGGCACCTATTGTCTCTATGCTGGTTGCTGTTGCTGGCTACTGCCTTGGATGTTATAACTTGCCTTGGCTTCTGTCAGCTGAACTTTTCAACACAACGATGAGATCAACTATGAGTGCAGTTAACATACTCTTTGTCCGGTTATTATCTTTTGCAGTCTTACAG CAATACTCTTATCACGTGAGCACCATTAGCATCTATAAAA GGGCATTTTCAGCTTGGGGAAAAGCCAGAAGTCACACGGAGCCATGTCGGGAGAGTAGGGAGCCTGATGAAGCACAAGTATGTTGTGTTTGGCCAGGACACTCTGCATCAAATTTGAAGAATGGGAGGGTGCGTTATCGTGATGGAGCTGCCAATTGCCTGCTGCCCACAGCTCCAGCCATTCACGCCTCACAGTGTCATGAGGGCAATGCAGAACCCCTTGGTAGTACTCCTTGGCGATGGTTGTGCCGTGTGGTGTGTATCCATGATGAACCACGCCACTAG